One genomic segment of Epinephelus fuscoguttatus linkage group LG19, E.fuscoguttatus.final_Chr_v1 includes these proteins:
- the LOC125879606 gene encoding myc-associated zinc finger protein — MDTSWSNFLFQTPSTQSQPETPLQSELLPELTGSAQSPPAEHIVTPPSTVDTAALSEEPLPVKPLTKPSRPAHICATCNKEFKNSYNLRRHQSVHTGIKMKDRAAREKEDGGKGGRVEKQTVPLSLLHLTLPPQPPPPPLPPNAAAAAPETLPQPGQLANQESQPVSVSIAPATVTMAAPPQPIQAAVVVVGSMEQNPNPNPNTNQVRKNHACEACGKAFRDVYHLNRHRLSHSDEKPYSCPICQQRFKRKDRMSYHVRSHQGGVEKPYVCPHCAKAFSRPDHLNSHVRQVHSTERPFKCTTCTSAFATRDRLRAHLVRHEEKVPCHICGKLLSAAYITDHMRVHNQSQHHACHLCNRSFTTLTYLRVHAQKHHGQEWKESGGARGGFGGTGAGGVLLCQLCGVQCKTATQLQGHMGTHANQGDPGPDQTSAGPVGTTSVAVTVSSASTVGLLVTDCSSIAPQPHS; from the exons ATGGATACCTCCTGGAGTAATTTCCTTTTTCAG ACGCCATCGACTCAGAGCCAACCTGAGACACCTCTTCAGTCTGAGCTGCTGCCGGAGCTCACCGGTTCAGCTCAGAGTCCACCAGCTGAGCACATTGTCACTCCACCGTCCACTGTTGACACCGCCGCTTTGAGTGAGGAGCCACTAcctg tcAAACCGCTCACCAAGCCGAGCCGGCCAGCCCACATCTGTGCCACATGCAACAAGGAGTTCAAGAACAGCTACAACCTGCGGCGGCACCAGTCGGTGCACACGGGCATCAAGATGAAGGACCGAGCCGCCCGAGAGAAGGAGGACGGAGGGAAAGGAGGACGGGTGGAGAAACAGacggtccctctctccctcctccacctcacCCTGCCCCCACagcctcctccccctccccttccccccaacgccgctgctgctgccccGGAGACCCTCCCCCAGCCCGGACAGCTCGCCAACCAAGAGAGCCAGCCGGTCTCTGTGTCCATCGCCCCAGCAACTGTAACCATGGCTGCACCGCCTCAACCCATCCaggcagctgttgttgttgtgggcTCCATGGAGCAG AATCCAAATCCCAATCCCAACACTAACCAGGTGAGGAAGAACCATGCCTGTGAGGCCTGTGGGAAGGCCTTCAGAGATGTCTATCATCTCAACCGCCACCGCCTGTCCCACTCGGACGAGAAGCCGTACTCCTGCCCCATCTGCCAGCAGCGCTTCAAGAGGAAAGACAGGATGAGCTACCACGTGCGCTCACACCAAGGCGGCGTGGAGAAACCCTACGTCTGTCCTCACTGTGCCAAGGCCTTCTCTAG accGGACCACCTCAACAGCCATGTCCGACAGGTGCACTCCACAGAGAGACCGTTCAAGTGCACG ACCTGCACGTCAGCGTTCGCCACGCGGGATCGTCTACGTGCTCACCTGGTCCGCCACGAGGAGAAAGTTCCGTGTCACATCTGTGGgaagctgctctctgctgcgTACATCACCGACCACATGAGAGTCCACAACCAGTCACAGCACCATGCCTGTCACCTCTGCAACCGCA gCTTCACCACCCTCACCTACCTGCGAGTTCATGCTCAGAAGCACCATGGTCAGGAATGGAAGGAGAGCGGAGGGGCACGGGGGGGCTTCGGCGGGACGGGGGCCGGCGGGGTGCTGCTCTGCCAGCTGTGCGGGGTGCAGTGCAAGACGGCCACGCAGCTTCAGGGCCACATGGGCACCCACGCCAACCAGGGTGACCCTGGTCCCGACCAGACAAGCGCGGGCCCCGTGGGCACCACCAGCGTGGCTGTTACTGTGTCCAGTGCTAGCACAGTGGGACTGCTGGTAACTGACTGCTCCAGTATCGCTCCCCAGCCCCACAGCTAG
- the nlk1 gene encoding nemo-like kinase, type 1, producing MAFHGAGRQTVCGDLFPGSELGHKYFCVNSSCGAPSTGLSATPCLTGPTAPAGTPRHPTALGGSTGGGAAVPQPYSNPASEVPSPAEMEPDRPIGYGAFGVVWSVTDPRDGRKVALKKMPNVFQNLVSCKRVFRELRMLCFFKHDNVLSALDILQPPQIDCFEEIYVITELMQSDLHKVIVSPQPLTTDHIKVFLYQILRGLKYLHSAGILHRDIKPGNLLVNSNCLLKICDFGLARVEEPDPSRHMTQEVVTQYYRAPEVLMGCRHYGSAIDVWSVGCIFAELLGRRILFQAQSPIQQLDLITDLLGTPPLSALASACEGARAHILRGPHKPPSLSVLYMLSDGATHEAVHLLCRMLVFDPAKRISGSDALSHPYLDEGRLRYHTCMCQCCYSVPSGRVYTRDFEPVAERPFSHSYENSLLSVWQGKELIHRFITEHQQGKRVPLCINPQSAAFKTFIRSTAWHSSKVSRKEER from the exons ATGGCATTTCACGGTGCAGGCCGGCAGACCGTCTGTGGAGACTTGTTTCCGGGCTCTGAGTTGGGCCACAAGTATTTCTGTGTCAACTCCTCCTGCGGAGCCCCCTCCACGGGCCTCAGTGCTACGCCGTGCCTGACTGGACCCACCGCCCCGGCTGGGACCCCTCGTCACCCCACAGCTCTTGGAGGGAGCACCGGCGGCGGAGCAGCAGTGCCTCAGCCCTACAGCAACCCGGCCAGTGAGGTGCCCAGCCCTGCAGAAATGGAGCCTGACCGCCCCATTGGTTATGGCGCTTTTGGTGTTGTCTG GTCCGTTACTGATCCACGTGACGGTCGCAAGGTGGCTTTGAAGAAGATGCCTAATGTCTTCCAGAACCTGGTTTCTTGTAAGAGGGTCTTCAGAGAGTTGAGGATGCTCTGCTTcttcaaacatgacaat GTTTTGTCAGCTCTGGATATTTTGCAGCCTCCACAAATCGACTGCTTTGAGGAAAT CTACGTGATAACAGAACTGATGCAGAGCGACCTCCACAAAGTGATCGTGTCTCCTCAGCCTCTCACCACCGACCACATCAAGGTCTTCCTCTATCAGATCCTCCGAG GTTTGAAGTACCTGCATTCTGCTGGGATCCTGCACAGGGACATCAAGCCTGGAAACCTGCTGGTCAACAGCAACTGCCTGCTTAAG ATTTGTGACTTTGGCTTGGCACGGGTGGAGGAGCCTGACCCGTCCCGTCACATGACCCAGGAGGTGGTGACACAGTACTACAGAGCGCCGGAGGTGCTGATGGGCTGCCGACACTACGGCTCTGCCATCGACGTCTGGTCGGTGGGCTGCATCTTCGCAGAGCTGCTGGGACGCCGCATCCTCTTCCAGGCTCAGAGCCCCATTCAGCAG CTGGATCTGATCACAGACCTGTTGGGAACGCCTCCTCTGTCGGCCCTGGCATCAGCCTGCGAAGGAGCCAGAGCCCACATCCTGAGGGGGCCGCACAAACCG CCGTCGCTGTCAGTGCTCTACATGCTGTCTGATGGAGCCACACACGAGGCGGTGCACCTGCTCTGTCGGATGTTGGTGTTTGATCCG GCCAAACGTATTTCCGGCAGCGACGCCCTCTCCCACCCGTACCTGGACGAAGGGCGTCTGCGTTACCACACCTGCATGTGTCAGTGCTGCTACTCTGTTCCCAGCGGGCGAGTCTACACCAGAGACTTTGAGCCGGTCGCCGAACGGCCGTTCAGCCACAGCTACGAGAACAGTCTGCTTTCTGTGTGGCAGGGAAAAG